A part of Kitasatospora acidiphila genomic DNA contains:
- a CDS encoding GNAT family N-acetyltransferase codes for MEQLTEVTVQPIDLAAWAPYALEVQAQAFGLSAQEIAVRLHIVGRHAQQPGVLAFGALSGGRLVGFGYGMPNRREHWWSTVIEPHLEARGHGDWLDDVFAVTELHVLPEYQGHGLGSTLIRTLCERSGLRRSILSAIDAETPARRLYRSLGYRDLARAVHFPNTDRPYAVMGAQLPLLDGFYSAPANSR; via the coding sequence ATGGAGCAGCTCACCGAGGTCACCGTGCAGCCGATCGACCTGGCGGCCTGGGCGCCGTACGCCCTGGAGGTCCAGGCGCAGGCCTTCGGGCTGTCGGCGCAGGAGATCGCGGTGCGGCTGCACATCGTCGGGCGGCACGCCCAGCAGCCCGGGGTGCTGGCCTTCGGCGCGCTCAGCGGCGGCCGGCTGGTCGGCTTCGGCTACGGCATGCCCAACCGGCGCGAGCACTGGTGGAGCACGGTGATCGAGCCGCATCTGGAGGCCCGCGGCCACGGCGACTGGCTGGACGACGTGTTCGCCGTCACCGAGCTGCACGTGCTGCCCGAGTACCAGGGGCACGGCCTGGGCAGCACCCTGATCCGCACCCTCTGCGAGCGCTCCGGGCTGCGGCGCAGCATCCTCTCCGCGATCGACGCCGAGACCCCGGCCCGGCGGCTCTACCGCTCGCTGGGCTACCGCGACCTGGCGCGCGCCGTGCACTTCCCCAACACCGACCGTCCGTACGCCGTGATGGGTGCTCAACTCCCGTTGCTGGACGGCTTCTACAGCGCCCCGGCGAACTCCAGGTAG